A region from the Saccharomonospora azurea NA-128 genome encodes:
- a CDS encoding RNA polymerase sigma factor, whose amino-acid sequence MHGSAEPMRHRGVARGAERDVERTLSHLRTLDAPVQRVQPSGPLTLEDLYRQHRMRLVRLAILLVDEPATAEDVVQEAFTGLHRNWGKLRDSAAAVSYLRTAVVNGSRSVLRRRKTARDYVPPHVVNARSAESLAMLSTEHQAVVAALSKLPPRQREVLVLRYYGGLSEAEISEAAGISRGTVKSTASRALEALQRAMNDGQRPRGF is encoded by the coding sequence ATGCACGGCAGCGCCGAGCCGATGCGACACCGCGGGGTCGCGCGCGGAGCGGAGCGCGACGTCGAGCGAACGCTGTCCCATCTGCGCACGTTGGACGCTCCGGTACAGCGGGTTCAGCCGTCGGGGCCGCTCACTCTCGAAGACCTCTACCGGCAGCACCGGATGCGCCTGGTGCGGCTGGCGATCCTGCTCGTGGACGAGCCCGCCACGGCCGAGGACGTGGTGCAGGAGGCGTTCACGGGGCTGCACCGCAACTGGGGCAAGCTGCGCGACTCCGCCGCGGCGGTGTCGTACCTGCGGACGGCGGTCGTCAACGGCTCCCGCAGTGTGCTGCGCAGGCGCAAGACCGCGCGGGACTACGTGCCGCCGCACGTGGTGAACGCCCGCTCGGCCGAGAGCCTCGCCATGCTCTCCACCGAGCACCAGGCGGTGGTGGCCGCCCTGTCGAAGCTGCCGCCGAGGCAGCGCGAGGTCCTCGTGCTGCGCTACTACGGCGGCCTGTCCGAGGCGGAGATCTCGGAGGCCGCGGGCATTTCCCGGGGAACGGTGAAGTCCACGGCCAGCCGCGCGTTGGAGGCGTTGCAACGCGCCATGAACGACGGACAACGCCCGAGGGGATTCTGA
- a CDS encoding pyridoxamine 5'-phosphate oxidase family protein, whose amino-acid sequence MSDDEVARFVSARAADGTVTIATLGPHGRPHLVPLWYVVRDSVEADPAPWRLATWTYARSQKAVNLRRDPRATLLVESGQSYDELRGVSLECDVELVTDLDTVTSIGLDLALARAPEGADTQAVRALVAAQAPKRVGLVCTPTKIVSWDHTKLGGGY is encoded by the coding sequence ATGAGCGACGACGAGGTCGCCCGCTTCGTCTCCGCCCGCGCCGCCGACGGCACGGTCACGATCGCGACCCTCGGACCCCACGGCAGGCCACACCTCGTGCCGCTCTGGTACGTCGTGCGCGACAGCGTGGAGGCCGACCCCGCGCCGTGGCGGCTGGCGACCTGGACCTACGCACGCTCGCAGAAGGCCGTGAACCTCCGCCGCGATCCGCGCGCCACGCTGCTGGTCGAGTCGGGACAGTCCTACGACGAGCTGCGCGGCGTGTCCCTGGAGTGCGACGTCGAGCTCGTCACCGACCTCGACACGGTGACGAGCATCGGACTCGACCTCGCGCTCGCCCGTGCACCGGAGGGAGCCGACACCCAGGCCGTGCGCGCGCTGGTCGCCGCTCAGGCACCCAAACGCGTGGGGCTCGTGTGCACGCCGACGAAGATCGTCAGCTGGGACCACACCAAGCTCGGTGGCGGCTACTGA
- a CDS encoding DUF3151 domain-containing protein, protein MTHGNLLEPEPTRLPDRPEPQAALDSGTDPADVAAEHPDFSEAWAALAEAALADGEVVAAYAYARTGYHRGLDQLRRAGWKGFGPVPWSHRPNQGFLRSLAALARAAQRIGETEEWQRCSTFLADSDPEAAKATGLAE, encoded by the coding sequence ATGACGCACGGCAACCTCCTCGAACCCGAGCCCACCCGACTCCCGGACCGGCCCGAACCGCAGGCCGCTCTCGACTCCGGCACGGACCCGGCCGACGTGGCGGCCGAGCACCCGGACTTCAGCGAGGCATGGGCCGCGCTGGCGGAGGCGGCGCTCGCCGACGGCGAGGTCGTCGCCGCGTACGCCTACGCCCGCACGGGCTACCACCGGGGGCTCGACCAGCTGCGCAGGGCGGGCTGGAAGGGTTTCGGCCCGGTCCCGTGGTCGCACCGCCCCAACCAGGGTTTCCTGCGTTCGCTGGCGGCGCTCGCGCGCGCGGCGCAGCGCATCGGCGAGACCGAGGAGTGGCAGCGGTGCTCGACGTTCCTCGCCGATTCCGATCCCGAGGCCGCGAAGGCGACCGGCCTGGCGGAGTGA
- a CDS encoding HNH endonuclease family protein, whose protein sequence is MVLSGCAAVDKVAGSEGGATGTATSAETGGADGADDARTQLAELKVGPDGSMDGYSRDRFPHWSNQGEGCNTRETVLKRDGDGVKVDDKCRPTSGSWTSPYDGETWTDPADVDIDHVVPLAEAWRSGADAWTDEERERFANDLDGVNLLAVTDNVNQSKGDKGPEDWQPPLESYWCTYAILWIDVKHTWELTVEEDEKATLEDMLDRC, encoded by the coding sequence ATGGTGCTGAGTGGGTGTGCCGCAGTCGACAAAGTCGCCGGGAGCGAGGGCGGCGCCACCGGCACCGCCACCAGCGCGGAGACGGGTGGCGCCGACGGTGCCGATGACGCGCGCACGCAGCTGGCCGAGCTGAAGGTGGGCCCGGACGGCAGCATGGACGGCTACTCCCGCGACCGCTTCCCGCACTGGAGCAACCAGGGCGAAGGCTGCAACACCCGCGAAACGGTCCTCAAGCGGGACGGTGACGGCGTGAAGGTGGACGACAAGTGCCGCCCGACGTCGGGCTCGTGGACGAGCCCGTACGACGGGGAGACCTGGACCGACCCGGCCGACGTCGACATCGACCACGTCGTCCCCCTCGCCGAGGCGTGGCGCTCCGGCGCGGACGCCTGGACCGACGAGGAGCGCGAACGGTTCGCCAACGACCTCGACGGCGTGAACCTTCTCGCCGTCACCGACAACGTCAACCAGTCCAAGGGCGACAAGGGGCCCGAGGACTGGCAGCCGCCGTTGGAGAGCTACTGGTGCACCTACGCGATCCTGTGGATCGACGTGAAGCACACCTGGGAGCTCACGGTGGAGGAGGACGAGAAGGCCACGCTGGAGGACATGCTCGACCGCTGCTGA
- a CDS encoding adenylosuccinate synthase has translation MPAIVLVGAQWGDEGKGKATDLLGDRVQWVVRFQGGNNAGHTVVLPNGQDFALHLIPSGILTPGVTNVIGNGVVVDPGVLLDELAGLEERGVDTSKLLLSADAHLIMPYHVAIDKVTERYLGKKKIGTTGRGIGPCYQDKIARVGVRVQDLLDESILRQKIEAALEFKNQVLVKVYNRKGLDVNEVVDTVLAQGEKFAHRIADTRLELNKALERGETVLLEGSQGTLLDVDHGTYPYVTSSNPTSGGASAGSGIGPGRITTVLGILKAYTTRVGSGPFPTELLDESGENLRKAGGEFGVTTGRSRRTGWFDAVIGRYAVRVNGITDYFLTKLDVLSGLDTVPVCVAYEVEGERTEDMPMTQTGVHHAKPVYEELPGWHEDISGCRSFAELPANAQAYVERLEELMGARISAIGVGPGREQTIVRHEFA, from the coding sequence ATGCCGGCCATCGTGCTCGTCGGTGCCCAGTGGGGCGACGAAGGCAAGGGGAAGGCCACCGACCTGCTCGGCGACCGTGTCCAGTGGGTCGTCCGCTTCCAGGGCGGCAACAACGCCGGTCACACGGTCGTCCTGCCGAACGGCCAGGACTTCGCGCTCCACCTCATCCCGTCGGGCATCCTCACGCCCGGGGTCACGAACGTCATCGGCAACGGCGTGGTGGTCGACCCGGGAGTGCTGCTGGACGAGCTGGCGGGCCTGGAGGAGCGCGGGGTCGACACCTCGAAGCTGCTGCTCTCCGCCGACGCGCACCTGATCATGCCGTACCACGTCGCCATCGACAAAGTCACCGAGCGGTACCTCGGCAAGAAGAAGATCGGCACGACCGGACGCGGCATCGGCCCGTGCTACCAGGACAAGATCGCCCGAGTCGGCGTGCGGGTGCAGGACCTGCTCGACGAGAGCATCCTGCGGCAGAAGATCGAGGCGGCACTGGAGTTCAAGAACCAGGTCCTCGTCAAGGTCTACAACCGCAAGGGCCTCGACGTGAACGAGGTCGTGGACACCGTGCTCGCCCAGGGCGAGAAGTTCGCCCACCGCATCGCCGACACGCGGCTGGAGCTGAACAAGGCGCTGGAGCGCGGGGAGACCGTGCTGCTGGAGGGCTCGCAGGGCACCCTGCTCGACGTCGACCACGGCACCTACCCGTACGTCACGTCGTCCAACCCGACGTCGGGCGGCGCGAGCGCGGGCTCGGGCATCGGGCCGGGCCGCATCACGACGGTGCTGGGCATCCTGAAGGCCTACACCACCCGGGTCGGCTCGGGTCCGTTCCCGACCGAGCTGCTCGACGAGTCGGGCGAGAACCTGCGCAAGGCCGGTGGCGAGTTCGGCGTCACCACGGGCCGGTCGCGGCGCACCGGGTGGTTCGACGCGGTGATCGGCCGCTACGCCGTGCGGGTCAACGGCATCACCGACTACTTCCTCACCAAGCTGGACGTGCTGTCCGGGCTGGACACGGTGCCGGTGTGCGTGGCGTACGAGGTCGAGGGCGAGCGCACCGAGGACATGCCGATGACCCAGACCGGCGTCCACCACGCGAAGCCGGTCTACGAGGAACTGCCCGGGTGGCACGAGGACATCAGCGGCTGCCGCAGTTTCGCCGAGCTGCCCGCCAACGCGCAGGCCTACGTGGAGCGGCTGGAGGAGCTGATGGGCGCCCGCATCTCCGCCATCGGTGTGGGTCCGGGGCGCGAGCAGACGATCGTGCGCCACGAGTTCGCCTGA
- the fbaA gene encoding class II fructose-bisphosphate aldolase, which translates to MPIATPEVYAEMLDRAKANEFAYPAINVTSSETLNAALRGFAEAESDGIIQFSTGGAEFASGQKVKDMVTGARALAEFAHVVADKYPVNVALHTDHCPKEKLDGFVNPLIEISRERVKRGENPLFQSHMWDGSAIDLDENLKIATELLERAAEAKIILEVEIGVVGGEEDGVSNEINEKLYTAEGDFLKTVDALGAGEKGRYLLAATFGNVHGAYKPGAVKLRPDVLKRGQAVAAEKLGLPEGSKPFELVFHGGSGSLLEEIHQAVSYGVVKMNIDTDTQYAFTRPVAAHMFTNYDGVLKVDGEVGNKKAYDPRSYLKKAEESMAARIVEAAEHLKSAGRKL; encoded by the coding sequence ATGCCCATCGCCACACCCGAGGTCTACGCCGAGATGCTGGATCGGGCCAAGGCGAACGAGTTCGCGTACCCGGCCATCAACGTGACCTCGTCCGAGACGCTCAACGCCGCGCTGCGGGGCTTCGCCGAGGCGGAGAGCGACGGGATCATCCAGTTCTCCACCGGTGGTGCCGAGTTCGCCTCGGGCCAGAAGGTGAAGGACATGGTGACCGGGGCCCGCGCGCTCGCCGAGTTCGCCCACGTCGTCGCCGACAAGTACCCGGTGAACGTCGCCCTGCACACCGACCACTGCCCCAAGGAGAAGCTCGACGGGTTCGTCAACCCGCTGATCGAGATCTCCCGGGAGCGCGTGAAGCGCGGCGAGAACCCGCTCTTCCAGTCGCACATGTGGGACGGGTCCGCCATCGACCTCGACGAGAACCTCAAGATCGCCACGGAGCTGCTGGAGCGGGCTGCCGAGGCGAAGATCATCCTGGAGGTCGAGATCGGCGTCGTCGGCGGTGAGGAGGACGGCGTCTCCAACGAGATCAACGAGAAGCTGTACACCGCCGAGGGCGACTTCCTGAAGACCGTCGACGCGCTGGGCGCCGGCGAGAAGGGCCGCTACCTGCTCGCCGCCACGTTCGGCAACGTCCACGGTGCCTACAAGCCCGGGGCGGTCAAGCTGCGTCCCGACGTGCTGAAGCGCGGCCAGGCCGTGGCCGCCGAGAAGCTCGGGCTTCCCGAGGGTTCGAAGCCGTTCGAGCTCGTCTTCCACGGTGGTTCGGGCTCCCTGCTGGAGGAGATCCACCAGGCCGTGTCGTACGGCGTCGTGAAGATGAACATCGACACCGACACCCAGTACGCGTTCACCCGCCCGGTGGCCGCGCACATGTTCACCAACTACGACGGTGTGCTCAAGGTGGACGGCGAGGTCGGCAACAAGAAGGCCTACGACCCGCGCAGCTACCTCAAGAAGGCCGAGGAGTCGATGGCCGCCCGCATCGTCGAGGCCGCCGAGCACCTCAAGTCGGCGGGCCGCAAGCTCTGA
- a CDS encoding SDR family oxidoreductase, with translation MASLPTWWTTRNVRNKVVLITGAARGIGAGLAERLAADGAKVALVGLEAEEQQRVADRIGPAARSWQADVTDWKALQTAVEGVVDHFGGIDVVIANAGIATTGFVRSVDPEAFERVIEVDLLGVWRTFRVALPHVLERRGYLLAISSLAAITHAPGMANYAAAKAGVEAFCNSLRAEVAHLGVKVGVAHPTWIKTDLVESADAHPVFGKLRNSMPGPIGRTYPLEVALRDLQNGIRRRARTIHVPRWVGAVKLFRAFLPPVIELGSRSRVPAADRAALADIAHRGAREASITGHGGRAAAESSARK, from the coding sequence ATGGCGTCGCTGCCCACCTGGTGGACCACGAGGAACGTGCGCAACAAGGTCGTGCTCATCACGGGCGCGGCCCGGGGGATCGGCGCGGGGCTCGCGGAACGACTCGCGGCCGACGGCGCGAAGGTCGCCCTGGTCGGACTCGAAGCCGAGGAACAGCAGCGGGTGGCCGACCGCATCGGCCCGGCCGCGCGTTCCTGGCAGGCCGACGTCACCGACTGGAAGGCGCTGCAGACCGCGGTCGAGGGCGTCGTCGACCACTTCGGCGGCATCGACGTCGTGATCGCCAACGCGGGCATCGCCACCACCGGCTTCGTGCGCTCCGTCGACCCGGAGGCGTTCGAGCGCGTCATCGAGGTCGACCTGCTCGGCGTGTGGCGCACCTTCCGGGTGGCGCTTCCCCACGTCCTCGAACGCCGGGGCTACCTGCTCGCAATCTCGTCGCTGGCCGCCATCACCCACGCGCCCGGCATGGCGAACTACGCCGCGGCCAAGGCCGGTGTCGAGGCGTTCTGCAACAGCCTGCGGGCGGAGGTGGCCCACCTCGGCGTCAAGGTCGGCGTCGCCCACCCCACGTGGATCAAAACCGATCTCGTCGAGAGCGCCGACGCCCACCCCGTGTTCGGCAAGCTGCGCAACTCGATGCCCGGTCCCATCGGCCGGACCTACCCGCTGGAGGTCGCCCTTCGCGATCTCCAGAACGGCATCCGCAGGCGGGCGCGCACGATCCACGTGCCGCGCTGGGTCGGCGCGGTGAAGCTGTTCCGGGCGTTCCTGCCGCCCGTCATCGAGCTGGGTTCGCGGTCGCGGGTGCCCGCTGCCGACAGGGCCGCACTCGCCGACATCGCCCACCGAGGAGCCCGGGAGGCGTCGATCACCGGACACGGTGGCCGGGCCGCGGCCGAGTCCTCGGCCCGGAAGTAG
- a CDS encoding lipase family protein, with product MRPPGRSRRLLTSLASVATAATMVTGLTVAAGHAAHADPASADDFYTPPSPLTGEAGDVLKYEESEFYLDPLKLIEPDADVYRLMYRSSDTHGEANAVTGTLLVPEREWRGDGARPLVSYASGTQGVGDDCAPSKKLALGLEYEGPFVTGLLALGYAVVVTDYEGLGTPGMHTYVNRAAEAHAVLDAAKAAQQVPEAGLSADSPVVLAGYSQGGGASAAAAELVDEYAPELDVKGAYAGAPPANLAEVAPVLDGHYAAGFLGFSLLGLDAAYPEVNLDDVVNDEGRRVMDEIADACTEDAILGYAFMRTSKLTQDGRALEEYLGEEPYASAVAEQRIGLRAPDVPVFVLHSRLDDIVPYGQGRQMAVDWCERGGTVQFTTSYVPSHVGGMLRAYPQAVSVLSGMIKGEQPRSNCDSLLGS from the coding sequence ATGCGTCCACCCGGTCGGAGCCGACGTCTTCTCACCTCGCTCGCCAGTGTGGCCACCGCTGCCACCATGGTGACCGGACTCACCGTGGCCGCGGGCCACGCCGCGCACGCCGACCCCGCGTCCGCGGACGACTTCTACACGCCGCCGAGTCCGCTGACGGGCGAGGCGGGCGACGTCCTGAAGTACGAGGAAAGCGAGTTCTACCTCGACCCCCTGAAGCTCATCGAGCCGGACGCGGACGTCTACCGGCTGATGTACCGCAGCAGCGACACCCACGGCGAGGCGAACGCGGTGACGGGCACCCTGCTGGTGCCCGAACGCGAGTGGCGCGGCGACGGTGCCCGGCCGCTGGTGAGCTACGCGTCGGGCACGCAGGGCGTCGGTGACGACTGCGCCCCGTCGAAGAAGCTCGCGCTGGGGCTCGAGTACGAGGGCCCGTTCGTCACGGGGCTGCTCGCCCTCGGCTACGCCGTGGTGGTGACCGACTACGAGGGTCTCGGCACGCCGGGCATGCACACCTACGTCAACCGCGCCGCCGAGGCTCACGCGGTGCTGGACGCGGCCAAGGCGGCCCAGCAGGTGCCGGAGGCAGGGCTGTCCGCCGACAGTCCGGTGGTGCTCGCCGGCTACTCGCAGGGCGGCGGGGCGTCCGCGGCCGCGGCCGAGCTCGTCGACGAGTACGCCCCCGAACTCGACGTGAAGGGCGCGTACGCGGGCGCGCCTCCGGCGAACCTGGCCGAGGTCGCGCCCGTGCTCGACGGCCACTACGCCGCGGGCTTCCTCGGGTTCTCGCTGCTGGGCCTCGACGCCGCCTATCCCGAGGTGAACCTCGACGACGTCGTGAACGACGAGGGCAGGCGGGTCATGGACGAGATCGCCGACGCCTGCACCGAGGACGCCATCCTCGGATACGCGTTCATGAGGACCTCGAAGCTCACCCAGGACGGCAGGGCACTGGAGGAGTACCTCGGCGAGGAGCCGTACGCCTCGGCCGTGGCGGAGCAGCGCATCGGGCTGCGCGCGCCCGACGTGCCCGTGTTCGTCCTGCACAGCAGGTTGGACGACATCGTCCCGTACGGCCAGGGTCGACAGATGGCGGTGGACTGGTGCGAGCGGGGCGGCACCGTGCAGTTCACGACGTCGTACGTGCCGTCGCACGTCGGCGGCATGCTGCGCGCCTACCCGCAGGCGGTGTCGGTGCTGTCCGGGATGATCAAGGGCGAGCAGCCGAGGAGCAACTGCGACAGCCTGCTCGGCTCGTAA
- a CDS encoding FAD-binding oxidoreductase — translation MSNALLDRLRADLGDAAVVTDPDVMATYSRDQMPLAPAGTPLAVVLPDDVEGVRAAVRACAEARVPVVPRGAGSGLSGAANAIDGCVVLVTTKLDRIVEVDPDNRLAVVQPGVVNQALRDAVAKHGLFYPPDPSSYDWCTIGGNLATNAGGLCCVKYGVTADFVLGLEVVLADGSVLRTGRRTVKGVAGYDLTRLFVGSEGTLGIITEATLSLRPLPQAPATLVAAFPSAATAGEAVSGIVREGLVPSLMEIMDAATIDAVQTYLRTDLGTGSEHGTLLLCQSDTGGAQAAAELAAVERLCRDAGAEMTYHTDDAVEGDLLMRARRVALTALESRGSCMTDDVCVPRTRIAELVTGCERIAEEVGLTVAVVGHAGDGNMHPTVVYDAAAEGEFERAKRAFDAILELGLSLGGTVTGEHGVGKFKQEWLRREIGPVGIDVHRRLKRALDPENLFNPGSMFSP, via the coding sequence ATGAGCAACGCCCTTCTCGATCGGCTGCGTGCCGACCTCGGCGACGCGGCCGTGGTGACGGACCCCGACGTCATGGCGACCTACTCGCGCGATCAGATGCCGCTCGCTCCCGCGGGCACGCCGCTGGCCGTGGTCCTGCCCGACGACGTCGAGGGTGTCCGGGCGGCGGTGCGCGCGTGCGCGGAGGCCCGCGTGCCCGTGGTTCCCCGAGGTGCCGGCAGCGGGCTCTCCGGGGCGGCCAACGCCATCGACGGCTGCGTCGTGCTCGTCACCACCAAGCTCGACCGGATCGTCGAGGTCGATCCCGACAACCGCCTCGCCGTCGTGCAGCCGGGGGTGGTGAACCAGGCCCTGCGGGACGCCGTCGCCAAGCACGGGCTGTTCTACCCGCCCGACCCGTCGAGCTACGACTGGTGCACCATCGGCGGCAACCTCGCCACGAACGCGGGCGGTCTCTGCTGTGTCAAGTACGGCGTCACGGCCGACTTCGTGCTGGGCCTGGAGGTCGTGCTGGCCGACGGGTCGGTGTTGCGCACGGGGCGGCGCACGGTCAAGGGTGTCGCCGGGTACGACCTGACGCGCCTGTTCGTCGGCAGCGAGGGAACGCTGGGGATCATCACCGAGGCCACCCTGTCGCTGCGTCCTCTCCCGCAGGCTCCGGCCACGCTGGTGGCCGCGTTCCCCTCGGCTGCCACGGCCGGGGAGGCCGTGAGCGGCATCGTGCGCGAGGGGCTCGTGCCGTCGCTGATGGAGATCATGGACGCGGCCACGATCGACGCCGTGCAGACGTACCTGCGCACCGACCTCGGCACCGGGTCGGAACACGGGACGCTGCTGCTGTGCCAGTCCGACACGGGTGGTGCGCAGGCCGCTGCCGAACTGGCGGCCGTCGAACGCCTCTGCCGCGACGCGGGTGCGGAGATGACCTACCACACCGACGACGCCGTCGAGGGCGATCTGCTCATGCGGGCCCGCAGGGTGGCGCTCACCGCGCTGGAGAGCCGGGGGTCGTGCATGACCGACGACGTGTGCGTGCCGAGGACCCGCATCGCCGAGCTCGTCACCGGCTGCGAGCGGATCGCCGAGGAGGTCGGCCTGACCGTGGCGGTCGTGGGCCACGCGGGCGACGGCAACATGCACCCGACGGTCGTCTACGACGCCGCGGCCGAAGGCGAGTTCGAGCGTGCCAAGCGCGCGTTCGACGCGATCCTGGAACTCGGCCTGTCGCTCGGCGGCACGGTGACCGGTGAACACGGCGTGGGCAAGTTCAAGCAGGAGTGGTTGAGGCGGGAGATCGGTCCGGTCGGCATCGACGTCCACCGGCGGCTCAAGCGCGCCCTCGATCCCGAGAACCTGTTCAACCCGGGGTCGATGTTCTCGCCGTGA
- the nagA gene encoding N-acetylglucosamine-6-phosphate deacetylase, translating into MNGTDTLVLTGARVHCPDGTLAGGWLSVSGERISAVGTGTPPAGRHLDLAGAHVVPGFVDVHCHGGGGGSFTSADPDEARTAIETHRRHGTTSLMASLVSAPPNALVDQLAALRELVTDGELVGAHLEGPFIAEARCGAHDPSVLREPDDATVGALLDAGDDIIRMVTLAPELTGAIKTVRRLTESGVIAAIGHTDAVAEQVRAAVDAGATVATHLFNGMRPLHHREPGPVGVLLDDDRVTVELICDLVHVHPDVLRLAARHAGRSRTVLVTDAMSATDVADGRYRLGNLDVQVAGGVATVPDTGSLAGSTLTMDVAFRNLVHDAGLDIADAVAATASHPATQLGIDTETGSLSPGLLADLVVLDDDLRLTGVLRRGSWVVEPLPTA; encoded by the coding sequence GTGAACGGCACCGACACTCTCGTCCTCACCGGCGCGCGCGTCCACTGCCCCGACGGCACGCTCGCGGGCGGGTGGCTCTCCGTCTCGGGTGAGCGGATCAGCGCCGTGGGCACGGGAACGCCACCGGCGGGGAGGCACCTCGACCTCGCGGGCGCACACGTGGTGCCCGGCTTCGTCGACGTGCACTGCCACGGCGGCGGGGGCGGCTCGTTCACCAGCGCCGATCCCGACGAGGCCCGCACCGCCATCGAGACCCACCGCAGGCACGGCACCACCAGCCTGATGGCGAGCCTCGTGTCGGCGCCGCCGAACGCGCTCGTCGACCAACTCGCGGCGCTACGGGAACTCGTCACCGACGGGGAGCTGGTCGGCGCGCACCTCGAAGGGCCGTTCATCGCCGAGGCACGCTGCGGGGCACACGACCCGAGCGTGCTCCGGGAGCCGGACGACGCCACCGTCGGCGCGCTGCTCGACGCCGGGGACGACATCATCCGCATGGTCACCCTGGCCCCGGAACTCACCGGCGCGATCAAGACGGTGCGCAGGCTCACCGAGTCGGGCGTGATCGCGGCGATCGGACACACCGACGCGGTCGCCGAGCAGGTACGGGCGGCCGTGGACGCGGGCGCCACCGTGGCGACCCACCTGTTCAACGGCATGCGTCCGCTACACCATCGGGAACCGGGCCCGGTGGGCGTCCTGCTCGACGACGACCGGGTGACCGTCGAGTTGATCTGCGACCTCGTCCACGTACACCCCGACGTGCTGCGGCTCGCCGCCCGCCACGCGGGCCGGTCGAGGACGGTCCTCGTCACCGACGCGATGTCGGCCACCGACGTCGCCGACGGCAGGTACCGGCTGGGCAACCTCGACGTGCAGGTCGCGGGCGGGGTCGCCACGGTGCCGGACACCGGCTCGCTCGCGGGCAGCACGCTCACCATGGACGTCGCGTTCCGCAACCTCGTGCACGACGCCGGACTCGACATCGCCGACGCCGTCGCCGCCACCGCCTCACATCCCGCGACGCAGCTGGGCATCGACACCGAGACGGGCTCGCTGAGCCCCGGCCTCCTCGCCGACCTGGTGGTCCTCGACGACGACCTGCGGCTCACCGGGGTGCTGCGGCGGGGCTCGTGGGTCGTCGAGCCGCTCCCCACGGCCTGA
- a CDS encoding glycerophosphodiester phosphodiesterase: MRKKLALLALCGLTALGGAVAPASAEPGERPGGTHGDEEFVVVGHRGASGYRPEHTLASYELAARMGADYIEPDLVTTSDGVLVARHEPEIGGTTDVAERPEFADRKTTKLVDGKPVTGWFAEDFTLAELKTLRAVERIPDLRPHNTVYDGRFEIPTFQEVVDLSRRLSRELGRTIGLYIETKHPTYFAEQDLALEPALVEALTRNGLNRPNAKVYVQSFEVTNLQQLDDRLRVPLVQLVDASGAPYDFVHSGDPRTYDDLLTPAGLTDVARYADGLGPAKDRIIPRDADGNLGEPTSLVDDAHRAGLDVHPWTFRAENQFLPTDLRSSDDPAAWGRVFDEYEAFLATGIDGVFADHPDIAVEAARSHRR; encoded by the coding sequence ATGCGGAAGAAGCTGGCACTACTGGCCCTGTGCGGGCTCACGGCGCTCGGGGGCGCGGTCGCCCCGGCGAGCGCCGAACCCGGCGAGCGACCCGGCGGCACGCACGGCGACGAGGAGTTCGTCGTCGTCGGTCACCGGGGCGCGTCGGGCTACCGGCCCGAACACACCCTGGCGTCCTACGAGCTCGCCGCCCGCATGGGCGCCGACTACATCGAACCCGACCTCGTCACGACCTCGGACGGGGTGCTCGTCGCCAGGCACGAACCCGAGATCGGTGGCACGACCGACGTCGCCGAGCGCCCCGAGTTCGCCGATCGCAAGACCACCAAGCTCGTGGACGGCAAGCCCGTCACCGGCTGGTTCGCCGAGGACTTCACGCTCGCCGAGCTGAAGACGCTGCGGGCCGTGGAACGCATTCCCGACCTGCGCCCCCACAACACGGTGTACGACGGCCGCTTCGAGATCCCGACGTTCCAGGAAGTGGTCGACCTCTCCCGCCGCCTGTCCCGCGAACTCGGCCGCACCATCGGCCTCTACATCGAGACGAAGCACCCGACGTACTTCGCCGAGCAGGACCTGGCTCTCGAACCGGCACTCGTCGAGGCGCTCACCCGCAACGGCCTCAACCGCCCGAACGCGAAGGTCTACGTGCAGTCGTTCGAGGTGACGAACCTCCAGCAGCTCGACGACCGGCTGCGCGTGCCGCTGGTACAGCTCGTGGACGCCTCGGGCGCGCCCTACGACTTCGTGCACTCCGGCGACCCGCGCACCTACGACGACCTCCTGACGCCCGCCGGGTTGACCGACGTCGCGCGCTACGCGGACGGGCTGGGCCCGGCCAAGGACCGCATCATCCCGCGCGACGCCGACGGCAACCTCGGTGAGCCGACGTCACTCGTGGACGACGCCCACCGCGCGGGTCTCGACGTGCACCCGTGGACGTTCCGCGCGGAGAACCAGTTCCTGCCCACCGACCTGCGGTCGTCCGACGACCCGGCGGCGTGGGGTCGGGTCTTCGACGAGTACGAGGCGTTCCTCGCCACCGGGATCGACGGTGTGTTCGCCGACCACCCGGACATCGCGGTGGAGGCCGCCCGCTCCCACCGGCGCTGA
- a CDS encoding YciI family protein, translating into MAWFVVEQTYVPETFAAVRPRHREYLSSLVADGTVAVAGPVGDTGGMVIYRADDRDHLQRIIDADPYHLEGVLAERTVREFNPVLGAWLAGQ; encoded by the coding sequence ATGGCGTGGTTCGTGGTGGAGCAGACGTACGTGCCGGAGACGTTCGCCGCGGTGCGGCCTCGGCACCGGGAGTACCTGTCGTCGCTGGTGGCGGACGGCACGGTGGCGGTCGCCGGTCCCGTCGGCGACACGGGTGGCATGGTGATCTACCGGGCGGACGACCGCGACCACCTGCAACGCATCATCGACGCCGACCCGTACCACCTGGAGGGCGTGCTCGCGGAGCGCACGGTCCGCGAGTTCAACCCCGTGCTGGGCGCCTGGCTGGCAGGTCAGTAG